The Deltaproteobacteria bacterium region CGGCCGGACGGCTCGGTCTCGATCCTCGACCTGGGCTCGACCAACGGCACCTGGGTGAAGTCCCAGCGGGTGGACCTGCGCAGCCTCCAGGACGGCGACCGGATCCAGATCGGCTCCACCAGCATCCTGAAGTACGGCTACCAGGACAGCGTCGAGGAGCAGTTCCACGCCCAGCTCTACGAGTCGGCCACCCAGGACGGGCTCACGGGGGTCTACAACAAGCGCTTCTTCCTCGATCGCCTCGATCAGGAGTTCGCCTGGCACCGGCGGCATCAGGCCCCCCTGACCCTGATGCTCTTCGACATCGACCACTTCAAGAAGACGAACGACACCTTCGGCCACGCCGCCGGGGACTTCGTCCTCAAGCAGCTGGCGCTGGTGGTGCTCGCCCAGGTCCGCACCGAGGACATCTTCGCCCGCTACGGCGGCGAGGAGTTCGCCTGCATCCTGCGCCAGACCCGCTCCCAGGAGGGCTTCGTCCTGGCCGAGCGCATCCGGCGAGCCGTCGAGGATCACCGCTTCCTCTTCCGATCCCAGATCCAGGAGGTGGAGATCCCCACCACGATCTCGGTGGGGGTCTGCGAGCTGAAGCCCACGGTGAAGGACATCGCGGCCTTCATCGAGGCGACCGACCGGTATCTCTACCGGGCCAAGGCGGCCGGCCGGAACCGCGTCGAGTCCTCCGCCTTCGATGACTAGGCGACGCTGAAGGTCCGGGGTAGAAACTCCGGCATGTTCAGCAAGATCCTCATCGCGAATCGTGGCGAGATCGCCCTGCGCATCATGCGCGCCTGCCGGGAGCTCGGCGTGAAGACGGTCGCCGTCTACTCCGAGGCCGACGAGGGGGCCCTCCACGTCAAGGCGGCCGACGAGGCCGTGGCCATCGGACCCGCCCGGGCCCAGGACAGCTACCTCCAGATCCCGAAGATCCTCGCGGCAGCCCAGGAGACCGGGGCGGAGGCGATCCACCCGGGCTACGGCTTCCTGGCCGAGAACGCCGGCTTCGCCCAGGCGGTGGTCGACGCCGGCCTCACCTTCATCGGGCCTCGCCCCGAGGTCATCTCCCGGATGGGGGACAAGGTGGAGGCCCGGAAGATCGCGGCCGCGGCGGGGGTGCCGGTGGTGCCCGGCTCCGAGGAGCCCGTCGACCTCGAGGGGGCCCGGGCCATCGCCGAGGAGATCGGCTACCCGGTGCTGCTCAAGGCCGTCGCCGGCGGCGGCGGCATCGGCATGACCATCGCGAAGGACGACAAGGGCCTGCAGAAGGCCTTCGAGGCCAGCGCCCGCCGGGCCCAGTCCGCCTTCGGAGACGGCTCCCTCTACATCGAGCGGCTCTTCGAGCGCCCCCGGCACGTCGAGATCCAGGTGGTCTCCGACAGCCAGGGCAACCACCTGCACTTCTTCGAGCGCGAGTGCTCGATCCAGCGCCGGCACCAGAAGGTGACCGAGGAGGCGCCCAGCCCCCTCTTCCTCGACGGTCAGAACCCGGAGCTCGCCCAGGCCATGCGCGACGCCGCCGTGGCCCTGGCGAAGCAGGTCGACTACCTGGGCCTGGGCACGGTCGAGTGCCTGGTCGCCGACGGCGCCTTCCACTTCATCGAGATGAACACTCGCCTGCAGGTCGAGCACCCCTGCACCGAGCTGACCTGCGACGTCGACCTCGT contains the following coding sequences:
- a CDS encoding GGDEF domain-containing protein produces the protein MVLAGKAVGRMFKVVTGEMLIGRAPECDIMLDDDGVSRKHARLICRPDGSVSILDLGSTNGTWVKSQRVDLRSLQDGDRIQIGSTSILKYGYQDSVEEQFHAQLYESATQDGLTGVYNKRFFLDRLDQEFAWHRRHQAPLTLMLFDIDHFKKTNDTFGHAAGDFVLKQLALVVLAQVRTEDIFARYGGEEFACILRQTRSQEGFVLAERIRRAVEDHRFLFRSQIQEVEIPTTISVGVCELKPTVKDIAAFIEATDRYLYRAKAAGRNRVESSAFDD
- a CDS encoding acetyl-CoA carboxylase biotin carboxylase subunit, whose translation is MFSKILIANRGEIALRIMRACRELGVKTVAVYSEADEGALHVKAADEAVAIGPARAQDSYLQIPKILAAAQETGAEAIHPGYGFLAENAGFAQAVVDAGLTFIGPRPEVISRMGDKVEARKIAAAAGVPVVPGSEEPVDLEGARAIAEEIGYPVLLKAVAGGGGIGMTIAKDDKGLQKAFEASARRAQSAFGDGSLYIERLFERPRHVEIQVVSDSQGNHLHFFERECSIQRRHQKVTEEAPSPLFLDGQNPELAQAMRDAAVALAKQVDYLGLGTVECLVADGAFHFIEMNTRLQVEHPCTELTCDVDLVQLQLKIAAGEPIGFGQEAVKRSGHAFELRIYAEDPDKNFFPSPGKITRLVLPEGEGVRVDAGYAEGDTVTPYYDPLIAKLIVHGEDRAQAIERALRAAEDFVVEGIKTNLPTHRAVLKTEAFARGDLSTHFFEDHL